Proteins encoded by one window of Chondromyces crocatus:
- a CDS encoding MopE-related protein: protein MSRVSSRWLKRGLSFCVSGWGFLALSLAGLSSTTGCSNPAYCFTDCPGDTTTSSGTQGTGGNGEGGCLFGCGDGGNGADGQGGNGAGNCIPDDPPNEVCDLRDNDCNGLVDDIPGIDYESLTSCGTCSKNCLQELLNNDLGTIQCIPSQNPGTTPGQCVGSCAADYHDLDGNGSCEYYCLGGSQPESICNNIDDDCDGLVDEEVNYCDSVTDCGACGYACNVLHGTPTCVNNGASPCTLLNTHCAIDACDCTGPGNCWHDLDGVYATGCEYQCFPTGPELCGDGIDNDCDGLLDGADDLSQDPAIGVACQGGVEGVCADPAHAGVTACVNGLVACIGPDVIVPNQLQESCNNLDDNCDGVIDNNPVDVGGACGVSNIFPCSLGTFQCVNGAPSCIGAVPPGLEICNGIDDDCDGMIDFTVATNSPPSDVGNPCGVYPPPPQGATSPCSAGATACIGGLIACQGAVGPLASSDTCGIDANCDGTLTNQPNLNTDVANCGACGNNCYAGAVHSIQACVNGVCQSQGCQPGYWDLDGDGLCEYACTFTQAQEVCNGVDDNCNGQIDEGVIAPSPVQVCGVSPSATRPECTSGVTVTCNNGAWQCAFPPGVCTGGNCAATPEVCDTLDNNCNGVVNENFPNWGKPCNSDDGIQPGHGACRTTGTYACTSPTTVACNAVKADCATLPGGCTELCDGIDNDCDGLVDETFNNRGQNATYFVRPAVTRIGANSWIHSYEASRPSATSTDSGHGNGYWTQAIAGATRDATPACSVPGRLPWFNVSPDEVQQTCTAMGGTICSLADWQTACRATVNCAYGYAPRNSGAATTCTTPAVAGTKYCNLGSTYDFDPVTPGIQDGLLPGASSALQSCWADWSGLQGNTPASERIFDITGNLWEITVKPGGAFGLMGGAFSTQNQEAAGCDFTFYTVEQGFKFYDAGFRCCFSSNPTQ, encoded by the coding sequence ATGAGCCGCGTCTCGAGTCGTTGGCTGAAGCGCGGGTTGTCCTTCTGCGTGAGCGGGTGGGGCTTTCTGGCGCTCTCCCTGGCGGGGCTCTCGAGCACCACGGGATGCAGCAACCCGGCGTACTGCTTCACCGACTGCCCTGGGGACACCACCACGTCCTCGGGGACGCAGGGCACGGGCGGTAACGGCGAGGGGGGCTGCTTGTTCGGCTGCGGGGACGGCGGCAACGGCGCCGACGGTCAAGGCGGCAACGGCGCTGGCAACTGCATCCCCGACGATCCGCCCAACGAGGTCTGCGACCTCCGCGACAACGACTGCAATGGCCTCGTCGATGACATCCCGGGCATCGACTACGAAAGCCTCACGTCCTGCGGCACCTGCAGCAAGAACTGCCTCCAGGAGCTGCTCAACAACGACCTCGGCACCATCCAGTGCATCCCCAGCCAGAACCCGGGCACCACCCCGGGTCAGTGCGTCGGCAGCTGCGCCGCCGACTACCACGACCTCGATGGCAACGGCTCCTGCGAGTACTACTGCCTCGGCGGCAGCCAGCCCGAGAGCATCTGCAACAACATCGATGACGACTGCGATGGCCTCGTCGACGAGGAGGTCAACTACTGCGACAGCGTCACCGACTGCGGCGCCTGCGGCTACGCCTGCAACGTCCTCCACGGCACCCCCACCTGCGTCAACAATGGCGCCTCGCCTTGCACCCTGCTCAACACCCACTGCGCCATCGACGCCTGCGATTGCACCGGGCCCGGCAACTGCTGGCACGATCTCGATGGCGTCTACGCCACGGGCTGCGAGTACCAGTGCTTCCCCACCGGACCCGAACTCTGCGGGGACGGCATCGACAACGACTGCGATGGCCTCCTCGATGGTGCCGACGATCTCAGCCAGGATCCCGCCATCGGCGTCGCTTGCCAGGGCGGCGTCGAGGGCGTCTGCGCCGACCCCGCCCACGCCGGCGTCACCGCGTGCGTCAACGGCCTCGTCGCCTGCATAGGCCCGGACGTCATCGTTCCCAACCAGCTCCAGGAGAGCTGCAACAACCTCGATGACAACTGCGATGGCGTCATCGACAACAACCCCGTCGACGTCGGTGGCGCCTGCGGCGTCAGCAACATCTTCCCCTGCTCTCTCGGCACCTTCCAGTGCGTCAACGGCGCGCCCTCCTGCATCGGCGCCGTGCCCCCGGGCCTCGAGATCTGCAACGGCATCGACGACGACTGCGACGGCATGATCGACTTCACCGTCGCCACCAACTCTCCGCCCTCCGACGTCGGTAACCCGTGCGGGGTCTATCCCCCGCCACCGCAGGGCGCCACCAGCCCCTGCTCCGCTGGCGCCACCGCCTGCATCGGCGGTCTCATCGCCTGCCAGGGGGCCGTCGGACCGCTCGCCTCCTCCGACACCTGCGGCATCGACGCCAACTGCGACGGCACCCTCACCAACCAGCCCAACCTCAACACCGACGTCGCCAACTGCGGTGCGTGCGGCAACAACTGCTATGCGGGCGCCGTCCACTCCATCCAGGCCTGCGTCAACGGCGTCTGTCAGTCCCAGGGCTGCCAGCCGGGCTACTGGGATCTCGATGGCGACGGCCTCTGCGAGTACGCCTGCACCTTCACCCAGGCACAGGAGGTCTGCAACGGCGTCGACGACAACTGCAATGGCCAGATCGACGAGGGCGTCATCGCTCCCTCCCCCGTCCAGGTCTGCGGGGTCAGCCCCTCCGCCACCAGGCCCGAGTGCACCTCCGGCGTCACCGTCACCTGCAACAACGGCGCGTGGCAGTGCGCTTTCCCGCCCGGCGTCTGCACCGGCGGCAACTGCGCCGCGACCCCCGAGGTCTGCGACACGCTCGACAACAACTGCAACGGCGTCGTCAACGAGAACTTCCCCAACTGGGGCAAGCCCTGCAACAGCGACGATGGGATCCAGCCCGGCCACGGCGCCTGCCGCACCACGGGCACCTACGCCTGCACCAGCCCCACCACCGTCGCTTGCAATGCCGTCAAGGCCGACTGCGCCACCCTCCCGGGCGGATGCACCGAGCTGTGCGACGGCATCGACAACGACTGCGATGGCCTCGTCGACGAGACCTTCAACAACAGGGGTCAGAACGCCACCTACTTCGTCCGACCCGCCGTGACCCGGATCGGGGCGAACAGCTGGATCCACTCGTACGAGGCGAGCCGGCCGAGCGCGACGAGCACGGACTCGGGGCATGGGAACGGCTACTGGACGCAAGCCATCGCGGGCGCGACGCGCGACGCGACGCCGGCTTGCTCGGTGCCGGGTCGGCTGCCCTGGTTCAACGTCAGCCCCGACGAGGTCCAGCAGACCTGCACGGCGATGGGTGGCACCATCTGCTCCCTCGCGGACTGGCAGACGGCCTGCCGCGCCACGGTGAACTGCGCGTACGGCTACGCACCTCGCAACAGCGGCGCGGCAACGACCTGCACCACGCCGGCCGTCGCCGGGACGAAGTACTGCAACCTGGGGTCGACGTACGACTTCGATCCCGTCACGCCGGGGATCCAGGACGGGCTGCTGCCGGGCGCGTCGAGCGCGCTCCAGAGCTGCTGGGCCGACTGGTCGGGCCTGCAAGGCAACACGCCGGCGTCGGAGCGCATCTTCGACATCACCGGCAATCTCTGGGAGATCACGGTCAAGCCCGGCGGGGCGTTCGGCCTGATGGGTGGCGCGTTCAGCACCCAGAACCAGGAAGCGGCGGGCTGCGACTTCACCTTCTACACGGTGGAGCAGGGCTTCAAGTTCTACGACGCCGGCTTCCGCTGCTGCTTCTCCTCCAATCCCACCCAGTAA
- a CDS encoding MopE-related protein, whose translation MARTQYPVPRSPNLRSSIPRLFTATTFGIALSALSGSASAQYDCSSPDPTRWPPASKPYFMLGFDTSGSMADTVTQSGLPHPDSCQFGTNRLSHGRCAVRNTVQAFSGQVNFGLATFATRIISCNNAASCPCTNDTNACFSGCSYGCFPLELQTRPPCTGCGGILNNDPTTSAGAYIRVPMLRDHFWSQPPTAPNVNTMLNWADNSCGQGSFPQGGQELFARGNTPLNGMLRDMFRYYSGTWVPPDGSVALPSPLAAEDLAGPGVNGGTGCRSVNVILITDGDETCDTHQDAVNAAAALYQTGVTVGGKNFKVRTFVINFVGGSPANANAIAAAGGTGSSHFATNEVQLSQALATIIAGATSPEVCDNVDNNCNGCVDEGYQHYCNVKPAGQCCAWSTPAQRTTCINNYTASITSANPGGDLALLPCTTVVQSQNSSTWLCHNPGEICDDADNNCQAGVDEGMVKCGSPLHCPMPEVCDGADNNCNGQIDEGGVCAACVPSPEVCDGCDNDCDGIADNGIAPVACGLASPPNCAGTATCTPQPVPQPGACVPGGFGQCSNNPQPEVCDGIDNNCNGIVDDQVPPTACVPPGAPPGLVFGGNSQCRQGSQPCNGVCQGYVGPSPEICDGIDNDCDGQIDEDVLGVGQSCGIDQAPCQAGTTACVNGVLVCQGGVGPQPEVCDGVDNNCDGAVDNAPLADAPPAGQTGCWNMPGSCCQWPPGSPSVTWCPPAGASCNGNGTLTPPCNRGTLVCSGGGWQCQGGTLPFAEVCDGVDNNCNGQIDEGNIPQVGLPCGSDVGECVPGSLACAGGVLACVGNVGPSPEVCDGLDNNCNGQIDDGIPSGGPCTPYYDTTLFPGPRTAAPCSPGVFQCDANGDAICVGGVGPQPEICDGIDNDCDGIIDEPGPAPDGITGQGVIGQPCGEAVGTCSQGVYVCQNGNVLCQGGQLPHTEICDCQDNNCDGTVDNPPAGGSLCSAGKECVQGPGGCGCAPPCASGEFPCPPGQRCVEATSSPGGASGRYCVPDLELICGNCATRTVTGAGNHVVCAPAGSAASQCGQVPECECKGQNGCQEPCFGVVCSPGQQCARIGPHAGQCVSDVSCWSIPCAGGCAEACHNGVCQTNPCVPTSGETAPCAADQGCKPNTDWSSAECVPSCVGVSCPSGQACHLGECQVACTPGCAAGQACDTTATPPACVQCPADCASGCCNAAGQCIDCPCSGVICPEGQVCREGSCFERDGSSGVGGAGGSSSNGTGAGGATSTSSGGPNGQGGDEGGVWGLPTGGGGCSCEVGPGALEQKGWGGLAGIGLALALALRRRRDARGAQEVVR comes from the coding sequence ATGGCTCGCACTCAGTACCCGGTCCCGCGCTCTCCGAACCTGCGCTCGTCGATCCCTCGTCTCTTCACCGCCACCACGTTCGGGATCGCTCTCAGCGCGCTCTCGGGCTCCGCTTCGGCACAGTACGATTGCTCCTCGCCCGATCCGACGCGCTGGCCGCCCGCGTCGAAGCCGTACTTCATGCTGGGGTTCGATACCTCCGGCTCGATGGCCGATACCGTCACGCAGAGCGGCTTGCCCCACCCGGACAGCTGCCAGTTCGGGACGAACCGGCTGTCCCACGGCCGGTGCGCGGTGCGGAACACGGTGCAGGCCTTCAGCGGGCAGGTGAACTTCGGGCTCGCGACCTTCGCGACACGGATCATCAGCTGCAACAACGCGGCGTCGTGCCCGTGCACGAACGACACGAACGCTTGCTTCTCCGGGTGCAGCTACGGCTGCTTTCCGCTGGAGCTCCAGACCCGCCCCCCCTGCACCGGCTGCGGGGGCATCTTGAACAACGACCCCACGACCTCCGCCGGCGCGTACATCCGGGTGCCGATGCTCCGGGATCACTTCTGGAGCCAGCCGCCAACGGCGCCGAATGTGAACACCATGCTCAACTGGGCAGACAACAGCTGCGGTCAGGGCAGCTTCCCGCAAGGCGGCCAGGAGCTGTTCGCGAGGGGCAACACGCCGCTCAACGGGATGCTGCGGGACATGTTCCGGTACTACTCCGGGACGTGGGTGCCGCCGGATGGGAGCGTAGCGCTGCCGTCACCGCTCGCGGCGGAAGATCTCGCGGGACCCGGGGTGAACGGTGGGACGGGGTGTCGCTCGGTGAACGTCATCCTGATCACGGACGGTGACGAGACCTGCGACACGCACCAGGACGCGGTCAACGCGGCGGCGGCGCTGTACCAGACGGGGGTCACGGTCGGCGGCAAGAACTTCAAGGTCCGCACGTTCGTCATCAACTTCGTCGGTGGGAGCCCGGCGAACGCGAACGCGATCGCGGCGGCGGGTGGGACGGGCAGCTCGCACTTCGCCACGAACGAGGTGCAGCTCTCGCAGGCGCTGGCGACCATCATCGCCGGCGCGACGTCGCCAGAGGTCTGCGACAACGTCGACAACAACTGCAACGGGTGCGTCGACGAGGGCTACCAGCATTACTGCAACGTGAAGCCCGCGGGGCAGTGCTGCGCGTGGTCGACGCCGGCCCAGCGCACGACCTGCATCAACAACTACACGGCGTCGATCACGTCGGCGAACCCTGGCGGGGACCTGGCCTTGCTGCCCTGCACCACGGTGGTGCAGTCGCAGAACTCGAGCACCTGGCTCTGCCACAACCCCGGCGAGATCTGCGACGACGCGGACAACAACTGCCAGGCCGGCGTGGACGAGGGGATGGTCAAGTGCGGGAGCCCCTTGCACTGCCCCATGCCCGAGGTGTGTGACGGCGCGGACAACAACTGCAACGGGCAGATCGACGAGGGCGGGGTCTGCGCGGCCTGCGTGCCGAGCCCCGAGGTCTGCGACGGGTGCGACAACGACTGTGATGGGATCGCCGACAACGGGATCGCGCCCGTCGCGTGCGGGCTGGCGAGCCCGCCCAACTGCGCGGGGACGGCGACGTGCACGCCGCAGCCAGTGCCGCAGCCGGGCGCGTGCGTGCCGGGTGGGTTCGGCCAGTGCAGCAACAACCCGCAGCCAGAGGTCTGCGACGGCATCGACAACAACTGCAACGGCATCGTCGACGACCAGGTGCCGCCCACGGCCTGCGTGCCGCCTGGCGCGCCCCCTGGGCTGGTGTTCGGTGGGAACAGCCAGTGCCGGCAGGGTTCGCAGCCGTGCAACGGCGTGTGCCAGGGCTACGTCGGGCCGAGCCCGGAGATCTGCGACGGCATCGACAACGACTGCGACGGGCAGATCGACGAGGATGTGCTCGGCGTCGGTCAGTCGTGCGGCATCGATCAGGCGCCCTGCCAGGCAGGGACCACGGCGTGCGTCAACGGGGTGCTGGTCTGCCAGGGGGGCGTCGGGCCTCAGCCCGAGGTCTGCGACGGCGTCGACAACAACTGCGATGGCGCGGTCGACAATGCGCCGCTCGCGGATGCACCGCCCGCGGGCCAGACGGGGTGCTGGAACATGCCGGGCAGCTGCTGCCAGTGGCCTCCGGGCTCGCCGAGCGTGACGTGGTGCCCGCCGGCAGGGGCGTCGTGCAATGGCAACGGGACCCTGACGCCGCCGTGCAACCGCGGCACGCTGGTGTGCTCGGGCGGCGGGTGGCAGTGCCAGGGCGGGACGCTGCCGTTCGCCGAGGTGTGCGACGGGGTCGACAACAACTGCAACGGGCAGATCGACGAGGGGAACATCCCGCAGGTCGGGTTGCCCTGCGGCAGCGACGTCGGCGAGTGCGTGCCAGGGTCGCTGGCCTGCGCGGGCGGCGTGCTGGCCTGCGTGGGGAACGTCGGGCCCAGCCCCGAGGTCTGCGATGGCCTCGACAACAACTGCAACGGGCAGATCGACGACGGGATCCCCTCGGGTGGACCGTGCACTCCCTACTACGACACGACGCTCTTCCCGGGTCCGCGTACGGCAGCGCCGTGCTCACCGGGGGTATTCCAGTGCGATGCCAACGGAGATGCGATCTGCGTGGGCGGGGTGGGCCCGCAGCCCGAGATCTGCGACGGCATCGACAACGACTGCGATGGGATCATCGACGAGCCAGGACCGGCGCCCGACGGCATCACCGGCCAGGGGGTGATCGGTCAGCCGTGCGGTGAGGCGGTCGGGACTTGCTCGCAGGGCGTCTACGTGTGCCAGAACGGCAATGTCCTCTGCCAGGGGGGCCAGCTCCCGCACACCGAGATCTGCGACTGCCAGGACAACAACTGCGACGGCACGGTCGACAACCCGCCCGCGGGTGGGTCGCTGTGCAGCGCGGGCAAGGAGTGCGTGCAAGGACCTGGCGGCTGCGGGTGCGCGCCGCCGTGCGCCAGCGGCGAGTTCCCCTGTCCGCCAGGGCAGCGCTGCGTGGAGGCCACGAGCAGCCCTGGGGGTGCGTCCGGGCGCTACTGCGTGCCGGATCTGGAGCTCATCTGCGGCAACTGCGCGACCCGGACGGTGACCGGCGCGGGCAATCACGTGGTCTGCGCGCCCGCGGGCTCCGCCGCGTCGCAGTGCGGTCAGGTGCCCGAGTGCGAGTGCAAGGGCCAGAACGGATGCCAGGAGCCGTGCTTCGGCGTGGTCTGCAGCCCAGGGCAGCAGTGCGCGAGGATCGGGCCACACGCGGGGCAGTGCGTCTCCGATGTGAGCTGCTGGTCGATCCCCTGCGCGGGTGGCTGCGCCGAGGCCTGCCACAATGGGGTCTGCCAGACGAACCCCTGCGTGCCCACCTCGGGTGAGACGGCGCCCTGCGCCGCCGATCAGGGCTGCAAGCCGAATACGGACTGGTCGAGCGCGGAGTGCGTGCCTTCCTGCGTTGGGGTGAGCTGCCCCAGCGGGCAGGCGTGCCACCTGGGTGAATGCCAGGTCGCTTGCACGCCCGGCTGCGCGGCCGGACAGGCCTGCGACACGACCGCGACACCGCCGGCTTGCGTGCAGTGCCCCGCGGACTGCGCGAGCGGGTGCTGCAACGCCGCTGGCCAGTGCATCGACTGCCCGTGCTCCGGCGTCATCTGCCCCGAGGGTCAGGTCTGCCGCGAGGGGAGCTGCTTCGAGCGCGACGGGTCCTCCGGGGTCGGCGGCGCGGGTGGCTCGAGCAGCAACGGGACCGGAGCGGGCGGCGCGACGTCCACCAGCTCGGGTGGCCCGAATGGCCAGGGCGGCGACGAGGGCGGCGTCTGGGGCCTGCCCACCGGCGGCGGTGGATGCAGCTGCGAGGTCGGTCCTGGAGCGCTGGAGCAGAAGGGGTGGGGGGGCCTCGCCGGGATCGGTCTGGCCCTCGCACTCGCACTGCGCAGACGTCGAGATGCGCGCGGGGCGCAGGAGGTGGTGCGATGA
- a CDS encoding MopE-related protein: MTVALAGVASALTALVSSPAHAQYDCSSPNPAHWPPPAKPYFMLAMDTSGSMTITVNGNNSCAYPNDRLGHGRCAIRKTVQAFSGQANFGLATFARRMLTCTGNQSPCQFINPNPFTHLCTYADLPNNSGGDQGNPNNGAGLTCDSGCGWEPTPGAPNSSTRRGANILVPLPQDIGLNPPSNVADLLAYVDNDCSDNRELFATGCTPLNGILRGLHTYYQDQWQLPPSGPPTYPSPLTSTANGERGCRSVNVILVTDGGETCDQPADAVAAAAALYNGFTKDGIFWRVRTFVIDFGDAGDAANQIANAGGTFSAQRATNEAQLSIALSNIISGSVAPEVCDNVDNNCNGCIDEGYRHYCNVKPAGQCCAWATPAQRTTCLNNYTASITSANPGGNLALLPCTTVPQSQNPITGLCYNPGEICDEADNNCQFGVDEGMLKCGSPLQCPSPEVCDGRDNDCDGAIDEGLNGCNLCVPSVEVCDGCDNDCDGIADNGIAPVACGLASPPNCAGTASCTPQAVPYPGACVPGGFSQCNNNPQAEICDGIDNNCNGIVDDQVPPTACVPPGAPPGLVFGGTSQCRQGSQPCNGVCQGYVGPSPEICDGIDNDCDGLIDEDVLGVGQSCGIDQAPCQAGTTACVNGVLVCQGGVGPQPEVCDGVDNNCDGAIDNAPLADAPPAGQTGCWNMPGNCCQWPPGSPSVTWCPPAGASCSGNGSLAPPCNRGTLVCSGGGWQCQGGTLPFAEVCDGVDNNCNGQIDEGNIPQVGLPCGSDVGECVPGTLACAGGVLSCVGSVGPQTEICDGLDNDCDGQTDEDALVGGPCQPSYDTTLFPGVRTAAPCMPGVLQCDASGAAVCVGGVGPQPEVCDGIDNDCDGIIDEPGPAPDGITGQGVIGQPCGEAVGTCSQGVYVCLNGSVQCQGGQLPHTELCDCQDNNCDGMVDNPPAGGSLCSAGKECVQGPNGCGCAPPCASGEFPCPPGQRCVEATSSPGGATGHYCVPDLELICGNCATRTVTGAGNHVVCAPAGSAASQCGQVPECVCKGQNGCQEPCFGVVCSPGQQCARIGPHAGQCVTDVSCWSIPCTGGCAEACHDGVCRTNPCVPTSGETAPCPADQACKPSTDWSSAECIPSCVGVSCPDGQACQQGECQVACTPGCTAGQACDTTATPPACVQCPADCASGCCNAAGQCIDCPCSGVICPEGQICREGSCFEGEMSSGVGGSGGSSSNGTGTGGATSTSSGGPNGQGGDEGGVWGLPTGGGGCSCEVGPGAGERRGWGGLAGVGLALAFALRRRRDARGAQEVVR, encoded by the coding sequence ATGACCGTGGCGTTGGCTGGGGTGGCGAGCGCGCTCACGGCGCTGGTCTCCTCGCCGGCCCATGCGCAGTACGACTGCAGCTCACCGAACCCTGCGCACTGGCCACCGCCGGCGAAGCCTTACTTCATGCTGGCGATGGACACGTCGGGCTCGATGACCATCACGGTCAACGGGAACAACTCGTGTGCCTACCCGAACGACCGGCTGGGGCACGGGCGCTGCGCCATCCGCAAGACGGTGCAGGCCTTCAGCGGGCAGGCGAACTTCGGTCTCGCGACGTTCGCGCGGCGGATGCTGACCTGCACGGGCAACCAGTCGCCGTGCCAGTTCATCAACCCGAACCCGTTCACGCACCTCTGCACGTACGCCGATCTGCCGAACAACAGCGGGGGGGATCAAGGGAACCCGAACAACGGGGCCGGACTCACCTGCGACAGCGGCTGCGGGTGGGAGCCGACGCCTGGCGCGCCGAACTCGTCGACGCGGCGTGGCGCGAACATCCTGGTGCCGCTGCCGCAGGACATCGGACTCAACCCGCCGAGCAACGTGGCGGATCTGCTCGCGTACGTGGACAACGACTGCTCGGACAACCGGGAGCTGTTCGCCACGGGCTGCACGCCGCTCAACGGCATCCTCCGCGGGCTGCACACGTACTACCAGGACCAGTGGCAGTTGCCACCTTCGGGCCCCCCGACGTACCCCTCTCCGCTGACGAGCACGGCGAACGGGGAGCGTGGGTGTCGCTCGGTGAACGTCATCCTGGTGACCGACGGGGGCGAGACGTGCGACCAGCCAGCGGACGCCGTCGCGGCCGCGGCGGCGCTGTACAACGGCTTCACGAAAGACGGGATCTTCTGGCGTGTGCGCACGTTCGTCATCGACTTCGGTGACGCTGGCGACGCGGCCAACCAGATCGCGAACGCTGGTGGGACGTTCTCGGCCCAGCGCGCGACGAACGAGGCCCAGCTCAGCATCGCGCTCTCCAACATCATCAGCGGGTCGGTCGCGCCGGAGGTGTGCGACAACGTCGACAACAACTGCAACGGGTGCATCGACGAGGGCTACCGGCACTACTGCAACGTGAAACCCGCCGGGCAGTGCTGCGCGTGGGCGACACCGGCCCAGCGCACGACGTGCCTCAACAACTACACGGCGTCGATCACGTCGGCGAACCCTGGCGGGAACCTGGCCTTGCTGCCCTGCACCACGGTGCCGCAGTCGCAGAACCCGATCACCGGGCTCTGTTACAACCCGGGGGAGATCTGCGACGAGGCGGACAACAACTGCCAGTTCGGCGTGGACGAGGGGATGCTCAAGTGCGGCAGCCCGCTGCAGTGCCCGTCGCCAGAGGTCTGCGATGGTCGCGACAACGACTGCGACGGCGCGATCGACGAGGGCCTGAACGGCTGCAACCTCTGCGTGCCGAGCGTCGAGGTGTGCGACGGGTGCGACAACGACTGTGATGGCATTGCGGACAACGGGATCGCGCCCGTCGCGTGCGGGCTCGCGAGTCCGCCGAACTGCGCGGGGACGGCTTCCTGCACGCCACAGGCGGTGCCGTATCCGGGCGCGTGCGTGCCGGGTGGGTTCAGCCAGTGCAACAACAACCCGCAGGCAGAGATCTGCGACGGCATCGACAACAACTGCAACGGCATCGTCGACGACCAGGTGCCGCCCACGGCCTGCGTGCCGCCAGGTGCGCCGCCTGGGCTGGTGTTCGGTGGGACGAGCCAGTGCCGACAGGGTTCGCAGCCGTGCAACGGCGTGTGCCAGGGCTACGTCGGGCCCAGCCCGGAGATCTGCGACGGCATCGACAACGACTGTGATGGGCTGATCGACGAGGATGTACTCGGCGTCGGCCAGTCGTGCGGCATCGATCAGGCGCCCTGCCAGGCAGGGACCACGGCGTGCGTCAACGGAGTGCTCGTCTGCCAGGGGGGTGTCGGGCCACAGCCCGAGGTCTGCGACGGCGTCGACAACAACTGCGATGGCGCGATCGACAATGCGCCGCTCGCGGACGCGCCGCCTGCGGGCCAGACGGGATGCTGGAACATGCCGGGCAACTGCTGCCAGTGGCCTCCGGGCTCGCCGAGCGTGACGTGGTGCCCGCCGGCGGGCGCGTCGTGCAGTGGCAACGGGAGCCTGGCGCCGCCGTGCAACCGAGGCACGCTGGTGTGCTCGGGCGGCGGGTGGCAGTGCCAGGGTGGGACGCTGCCGTTCGCCGAGGTGTGCGACGGGGTCGACAACAACTGCAACGGGCAGATCGACGAGGGGAACATCCCGCAGGTCGGGTTGCCCTGCGGCAGCGACGTCGGCGAGTGCGTGCCAGGGACGCTGGCCTGCGCGGGCGGCGTGCTGTCCTGCGTGGGGAGTGTCGGGCCGCAGACGGAGATCTGCGATGGCCTCGACAACGACTGCGACGGGCAGACCGACGAAGACGCGCTGGTGGGTGGACCTTGCCAGCCGAGCTACGACACGACGCTCTTCCCGGGGGTGCGCACGGCAGCGCCCTGCATGCCCGGGGTGCTCCAGTGCGATGCGAGCGGTGCCGCGGTCTGCGTGGGCGGGGTAGGCCCGCAGCCCGAGGTCTGCGACGGCATCGACAACGACTGCGATGGGATCATCGACGAGCCTGGGCCGGCGCCCGACGGCATCACCGGCCAGGGGGTGATCGGTCAGCCGTGCGGTGAGGCAGTCGGGACCTGCTCGCAAGGGGTCTACGTGTGCCTGAACGGGAGCGTCCAGTGCCAGGGAGGGCAGCTCCCGCACACCGAGCTCTGCGACTGCCAGGACAACAACTGCGACGGCATGGTCGACAATCCGCCCGCGGGTGGGTCGCTGTGCAGCGCGGGCAAGGAGTGCGTGCAAGGGCCCAACGGCTGCGGATGCGCGCCGCCGTGCGCCAGCGGCGAGTTCCCCTGTCCGCCAGGGCAGCGCTGCGTGGAGGCCACGAGCAGCCCTGGAGGCGCCACCGGGCACTACTGCGTGCCGGATCTGGAACTCATCTGCGGCAACTGCGCGACCCGGACGGTGACCGGCGCGGGCAACCACGTGGTCTGCGCGCCCGCGGGTTCCGCCGCGTCGCAGTGCGGTCAGGTGCCAGAGTGCGTGTGCAAGGGTCAGAATGGGTGCCAGGAGCCGTGCTTCGGCGTGGTCTGCAGCCCAGGGCAGCAGTGCGCGCGGATCGGGCCGCACGCGGGACAGTGCGTGACCGACGTGAGCTGCTGGTCGATCCCCTGCACGGGTGGCTGCGCCGAGGCGTGCCACGACGGCGTCTGCCGGACCAATCCCTGCGTGCCCACGTCGGGTGAGACGGCGCCCTGCCCTGCCGATCAGGCCTGCAAGCCGAGCACGGACTGGTCGAGCGCGGAGTGCATCCCGTCGTGTGTGGGGGTGAGCTGCCCTGACGGGCAGGCATGCCAGCAGGGGGAATGCCAGGTCGCTTGCACGCCGGGCTGCACGGCCGGGCAGGCCTGCGACACGACCGCGACACCGCCGGCCTGTGTGCAGTGCCCCGCGGACTGCGCCAGCGGGTGCTGCAACGCCGCTGGCCAGTGCATCGACTGCCCCTGCTCGGGCGTCATCTGCCCCGAGGGTCAGATCTGCCGCGAGGGGAGCTGCTTCGAGGGCGAGATGTCGTCCGGGGTCGGCGGCTCGGGTGGCTCGAGCAGCAACGGGACCGGGACGGGCGGCGCGACGTCCACCAGCTCGGGCGGCCCGAATGGTCAGGGCGGCGACGAGGGCGGCGTCTGGGGCCTGCCCACGGGCGGCGGCGGATGCAGCTGCGAGGTCGGTCCCGGCGCCGGGGAGCGTCGCGGATGGGGCGGGCTCGCCGGGGTCGGTCTGGCCCTCGCGTTCGCGCTGCGCAGACGTCGAGATGCGCGCGGGGCGCAGGAGGTGGTGCGATGA